The DNA sequence GCCCCCGCCACGACGACGGCGGCCGGGGTGATCGCCTCACCGAGCAGCAGCGCCGACCAGACCAGCGTGAGCACCGGCTGGACGAGCTGGATCTGGCTCACCTTGGCGATGCCGCCCCGGGCCAGCCCGGCGTACCAGGCGAAGAAGCCGAGGAACATCGAGACCAGCGTGAGGTAGCCGAACGCGGTCCAGCCGGCGGCGCCCGCCCGTGGGTGGTGGGCGACCGCGGCCACCGCCGCGATCGGGATCGTGACGGGCAGCGAGAGCAGCAACGCCCAGCAGATCGTCCGGGCGCCACCGAGCTGACGGGCCAGGACCCCGCCCTCGGCGTACCCGAGGCCGCACAGCACGACGGCGGCGAGCAGGAACAGGTCCGCCAGGGAGAGCGTGCCGCGCATCGAACCGCCGGTGGCGAGGAACGCGAGCACCAGCGCCAGCCCGGCGGCGCTGGCGTACCAGAACAGCGGTGGCGGTCGTTCGCCGGCCCGGAGCACCGCGAAGACCGCCGTCATGGCGGGCAGCACGGTGACGACGACCGCGCCGTGCGCGGAGGTCTGCGTGGTGAGCGCGAGCGACGTGAACAGCGGGAAGCCGACGACCACGCCGAGCGCGACGACGGCCAGCCGCCGCCACTGGCCCGGGGTGGGGCGCGGGGCCCGGGTCGCTCGCAGGTACGCCGCCGCGAGCAGCGCCGCGCCGACGGCCCGTCCGAACGCGACGAACCACGGGTCGAGCGTGTGCACGGCGACGCGGGTGGCCGGGAGCGACATGCTGAACGCCAGCACGCCCAGCGCGCCGAGCGCGATGCCGGCGCCCGGCCGGGCCGTTACCGTCGTGGGGTCAGTAGCGCTACTCTGGGCCGTCATGAATGATGGTAGCGCTATCGACCGGGTTGTCCACCACCTGCGCCGGCTGGCGTTGGCCGCCGCGCCCGGCACGCGGCTGCCGTCGGTGCGGGAGCTGACCGCCCACCATCACACCTCCCCGGTGACCGTCGCCGAGGCGACCCGGCGGCTCGTCGCCGAGGGCCTGGTCGAGACGCGATCGGGTCGGGGCGCGTTCGTGGCGGCCCGGCGCGCCGAACCGCCCCGCCCGGACCTGTCCTGGCAGACCGTCGCGTTGGGCCCCCGGCGGTCCGGCGGGGAGGAGATGCAGGCGCTCCTGGCGTTGCCGCCGGCCGGGGCCATCCCGTTGACCGGCGGCTACCTGGACGCGGACCTCCAGCCGGCCGCCGCGCTCGGCGCGGCGCTCGCCCGCGCGGCCCGCCACCCGGCGGCGTGGCAGCGCGGTCCGGTGGAGGGGCGGGCGGACCTGCGCTCCTTCTTCGCCCGCGAAACCGGCGGCGGCCTGCGCGCCGAGGACATGGTGATCTGCCCGGGCGGGCAGGCCGCGCTCGCGTCCACCCTGCGGGCGCTCACCGTCCCCGGCGACACGCTGCTGGTCGAGTCCCCCACCTACCTGGGCGCGCTGGCCACCGCGCGCGCCGCCGGGCTGCGGGTGGTGCCGGTGCCCGCCGACGCCGACGGGGTACGCCCCGACCAGCTCGCCGCCGCGTTCGCCCGCACCGGCGCCCGGTTGTTCTACTGCCAGCCGCTGCACGCCAACCCGCACGGCGCGACGCTCAGCCCCGCGCGGCGGGCCGAGGTGGCGACCGCGATCCGCGAGGCGGGCGCGTTCCTGGTCGAGGACGACTACGCCCGTGACCTGACCATCGACGGCGAGGCGCCGCCGCCTTTGGCCGCCGACGACCCGGACGGGCACGTGGTCTACCTGCGGTCGCTGACCAAGCCCGCCGCGCCCGGCCTGCGGATCGCCGCGCTGGGCGCGCGGGGACCGGCCGGGGAGCGCCTGCGCGCCGCGCGGCTGCTCGACGACTTCTTCGTGGCCGGGCCGCTGCAACAGGCCGCGCTGGAGTTCCTCGCCGCGCCGGCCCGGGACCGGCACCGCCGTACGCTGCGCAAGGAGCTGCGGGCCCGCCGGGACGCGCTGCTCGCGGCGCTGGACCGCCACCTGCCGGAACTGACCCCGCCCGACGTTCCCCGCGGCGGCCTGCACCTGTGGGTCCGGTTGCCGGACGGCACCGACGACGTCGCGGTGACCGCGACGGCCGCCGCCGAGGGGGTCACCGTGTTCCCCGGACGGCCCTGGTTCGCCGCCGAACCGCCGGCGCCGCACCTGCGCCTCACCTACGCCGCCGCCCGGCCGGAGGCGATGGACGAGGCGGTCCGCCGGCTGGCCGTCGCACTGGGACGCTGACGGCCCGGTCCCGCCGCGCCCCGACGGGCAACCACATGGCGGGATCGTCCGGTGAACGGGCCCGGCAGGGGGTGACCCGTCACGCCCCGGTCGGGCACAGTAGTCCCGTGAGTGATACTCGTAGCCAGTCACCAGCCGGTCCGACACCGGCGATCCGGGTCGCCGTGCTCGGCGCACCCGGCCTGTGCCGGACGCTCGTGGCCGGGGTGGTCGCGGCGGCGGCCGACTTCGAGGTGGTGGCCGAGGGCGACACGGACGCCGGCGACCTGTGCCGCCTCGCCGACCTGGCGCTGCTCGACCTCCACCCGGAGGACGAGCCGGCGACCGTGGTCGCGGCGCTGCGCGCCGCCGCACCGGCCTGCGCGGTGGTGGTGTTGACGAACCGGCCGAGCGCCCGGGTGCTGCGACTGGTGCTGCACCTGTGCGTGCGTGGGGTGGTCGCCAAGGACGTGCCGCCGGAGGAGATGCTCGCCCAGTTGCGGGCCGTCGCCCAGGGGCGGCGCGCCATCGACCCGCTGACCGCCGCCGCCGCCCTGGACACCGCCGTCAACCCGCTCAGCGAACGGGAGCGGCAGGTGGCCGCCACCGCCGCGAAGGGTCTGCCCAGCCGGGAGATCGCCGCGTTGCTGCACCTCGCTCCCGGGACGGTCCGCAACCATCTGTCCAGCCTGCTGCGCAAGACCGGCGGACGGAACCGCTGGGAGGCGGTGCAACGCGCCCAGGAGGCCGGCTGGATCTGACAACAGGCCGACACCTGGTGTCGTCGGCACACTGTCTTAAATAAGATTCCTGACGGCTGGTTATCAGTTGTTCACGATAGGTCAGGAAGACGGGGGTCATGGCAGGGAGTCGACATGGTCCGCACGTTGCTCGCGTTCAAGGGACGGCTGGTCCGGGGCGCACTCGCCCACCTGCTGGCCGCCCAGGGCGACATCGACGTGGTCGCCGAGGCGGACACCCCCCACGCCGTCCGGGCCGCGCTGCTCAGCGAACGCCCCGACGTGACAGTGGTCGACATCGACGTCGTACCGGTGAACCAGCTCACCCGGCTCGCCGCCGCGGCCGACGGCAGCCACGGCGGCCGGCTGCTGGTGCTGGTGGACCAGCATCGGGCCGGGCGGCTGCGCGCGATGTTCGCCGAGCATCGCGGGTGGATCGGCTTCCTCAACCGCGACGTGCCGCCCGACCGGATCGCCGAGGGGGTCCGGCAGGTCGCCGACGGTCAGGTCGTGCTCGACCCGGACCTGGTCGTCGCCGCGCTCGAGATGGCCGACAATCCGTTGACCCCCCGGGAGCGGGAGGTGCTGGACGTGGTCGCCGAGGGCCTGCCGGTCCGCGAGATCGCGCAGAAGCTGGGCGTCTCACCGGGGACGGTCCGCAACCACCTGTCGCACATCATGGCGAAGACCGGCGCCCGGACCCGCTGGGAAGCGGTGCGGACCGCTCGGGACGCCTGCTGGATCTGACCCGGTCCCCGG is a window from the Micromonospora sp. DSM 45708 genome containing:
- a CDS encoding aminotransferase-like domain-containing protein — protein: MNDGSAIDRVVHHLRRLALAAAPGTRLPSVRELTAHHHTSPVTVAEATRRLVAEGLVETRSGRGAFVAARRAEPPRPDLSWQTVALGPRRSGGEEMQALLALPPAGAIPLTGGYLDADLQPAAALGAALARAARHPAAWQRGPVEGRADLRSFFARETGGGLRAEDMVICPGGQAALASTLRALTVPGDTLLVESPTYLGALATARAAGLRVVPVPADADGVRPDQLAAAFARTGARLFYCQPLHANPHGATLSPARRAEVATAIREAGAFLVEDDYARDLTIDGEAPPPLAADDPDGHVVYLRSLTKPAAPGLRIAALGARGPAGERLRAARLLDDFFVAGPLQQAALEFLAAPARDRHRRTLRKELRARRDALLAALDRHLPELTPPDVPRGGLHLWVRLPDGTDDVAVTATAAAEGVTVFPGRPWFAAEPPAPHLRLTYAAARPEAMDEAVRRLAVALGR
- a CDS encoding helix-turn-helix transcriptional regulator, which encodes MSDTRSQSPAGPTPAIRVAVLGAPGLCRTLVAGVVAAAADFEVVAEGDTDAGDLCRLADLALLDLHPEDEPATVVAALRAAAPACAVVVLTNRPSARVLRLVLHLCVRGVVAKDVPPEEMLAQLRAVAQGRRAIDPLTAAAALDTAVNPLSERERQVAATAAKGLPSREIAALLHLAPGTVRNHLSSLLRKTGGRNRWEAVQRAQEAGWI
- a CDS encoding DMT family transporter, which produces MTAQSSATDPTTVTARPGAGIALGALGVLAFSMSLPATRVAVHTLDPWFVAFGRAVGAALLAAAYLRATRAPRPTPGQWRRLAVVALGVVVGFPLFTSLALTTQTSAHGAVVVTVLPAMTAVFAVLRAGERPPPLFWYASAAGLALVLAFLATGGSMRGTLSLADLFLLAAVVLCGLGYAEGGVLARQLGGARTICWALLLSLPVTIPIAAVAAVAHHPRAGAAGWTAFGYLTLVSMFLGFFAWYAGLARGGIAKVSQIQLVQPVLTLVWSALLLGEAITPAAVVVAGALLACVVLIQRTRGVARPRGHARPHPQRAGQR
- a CDS encoding response regulator transcription factor; protein product: MVRTLLAFKGRLVRGALAHLLAAQGDIDVVAEADTPHAVRAALLSERPDVTVVDIDVVPVNQLTRLAAAADGSHGGRLLVLVDQHRAGRLRAMFAEHRGWIGFLNRDVPPDRIAEGVRQVADGQVVLDPDLVVAALEMADNPLTPREREVLDVVAEGLPVREIAQKLGVSPGTVRNHLSHIMAKTGARTRWEAVRTARDACWI